Below is a genomic region from Rhodococcus sp. WMMA185.
TCGACCTGTCGCATAGCGGTCCCGCGGAGCATCGTCTGGATTCGGAAGGTCCACAGATCCTCCTGTGCACCGCCGGTTCGGTGGAGTTGAACTGTGGGTCCGACTCTCTCGAACTCTCCCAGGGCAACGCAGCGTGGATTGCTGCCGAAGATCCCGCGGTCGAGGTGAAGGCGATCACGAACCACGCACAATTGTTCAGCGCACGAGTTGGCGCACCGATCGCGTAGCTTCGAAGATCTCCTCCGGTCAGGCCAGGCATAAGCTGGAGTGCCGACTGTCGCTCGAGGAGGCTGAAGTGGTCGTCCAGGACAAAGGGGGCGAGCAGAACAAAGGGGGCGGGGTCGGCGGAAGGTCGACCGGGTTGTTCCGCACCAAGTCGATCGAGCAGTTGATTCGAGATACCGAGAAACCGGATACCAAGCTCCGCAAGGAACTGACGGCAGGGGATCTCACCGTACTCGGCGTCGCCCTCATCGTCGGAGTCGGAATCTTCACGCTCACTGCGACCACGGCAGGAAACATAGCGGGTCCAGCGGTGTCGCTGGCGTTCGTCCTCGCCGCCATCACTTGTTTGCTGGCGGCACTGTGCTACGCGGAGTTCGCCTCGACGGTTCCAGTGGCCGGGAGTGCCTACACGTTCTCGTACGCGACGTTCGGTGAACTTGTTGCTTGGATCATCGGCTGGGACCTCATGCTCGAGCTCGCACTGGGGGCGTCGGTGGTGGCAAAGGCCTGGTCTCTCTATCTCGGCGAGGTGATCGGACTCGATGCGCGGATCACGATCGACTCGTTCCAGGTCGACTGGGGCGCGATCTTGATTGCTGCGATCATCGCGGTGCTACTGATCAGGGGTACCAAACTATCTTCACGGGTCGCGTTGGTCATCACCACGATCAAAATATCCGTCGTGGTGGTCGTAGTCGTCGTCGGCGCTTTCTACATCATCCCGGCCAACTACTCCCCGTTCATTCCGCCGCCTGTAGAAGACGGCTCGGCGGCGGGCGTCAGCGAGTCCTTGTTTTCCTTCCTTACCGGAGCGGGCAACAGCCAGTTCGGCTGGTACGGACTGCTCGCGGCCGCCGGCCTGGTGTTCTTTGCGTTTCTCGGTTTCGATGTCGTGGCCACTACCGCCGAAGAAGCGAAGAACCCGCAGAAAGCACTGCCACGAGGAATTCTCGGCTCACTGGCCATCGTCACGGTGCTGTACGTGGCGGTGACGCTGGTGGTCACGGGCATGGTCAGCTATCGCGAATTGGCCGGAGACACATCTACTTTGGCTACTGCGTTCGACATCCGCGGAATCACCTGGATGAAGTACCTGATTTCGTACGGTGCGCTGGCAGGCTTGACCACTGGACTGATCGTTATCTTTTTCGGCGGTAGCCGCATCATCTTTGCTATGTCTCGGGATGGTCTGTTGCCGCGGTGGTTGGCAGCCACCGGCAAGCGCGGCACACCTGTCCGGACCACTGTGCTCGTCGGCGTCGTGATGGCCGTGCTGGCGGGTGTCTTCCCTATCGGCACCCTCGAGGAAATGGTGAACATCGGAACGCTGTTCGCGTTCACGCTTGTGTCGATCGGCGTGGTGATTCTGCGCCGCACCCGCCCCGACCTGCCTCGCGGATTCCGGGTGCCGTTGGTGCCGTTGGTGCCGGTTCTCGCGGTCGTTGCGTGCCTGTGGTTGATGCTCAATCTGTCCGTCGAGACCTGGATCAGATTCGTGGTGTGGTTGGCACTCGGAATGGTCATCTACTTCACCTACAGCCGGCGGCACTCCGTGATGGAGGGGCGCAGTCGCGACGAGGCCTGACCGCACTCGCCCGGCACTCCGGTCCTTTCCGCGAAGCATCCGCACCCTCGAGTTGCGGGGTGTCTTCGCCGACACTTTGGTCAGCTTTACAAATATTTTTATTTGTCCAAACAGAGAACGATGGAGGCGGTAGTGTCCAATTCAAGGGTGAGGTTACTCACATGAACTGATGTGATGGAGGAACAATTGTCGACGGACCTGCAACCGGAGTCGTCCGCGCCGGCCCGGCGGTGGAAAGACAGGAAGCGGTACCTGTGGCCGCTCGGTCTGAATCCGCCCACAGCGGTGTTTCTCGCGATCGGTTTGGTGTGGGTGTCCCACCAGATCGGGATCGGCGCTGTTGCGCCTGTGTGGTGGTGGATCGGACCGCTCATGGTCTACGTGCTGCTCCCGCTTCTCGACGTCTTCTTCGGACCCGACGGCGACAATCCGCCTGAGGAGGTGATGGAGTGGCTCGAGAACGACAAGTACTACCGATACTTGACGTACGCCTACATACCACTTCAGATCCTCAGTCTGGTGACGGCCTGCTACCTCTGGTCCGCAACGGATCTGGGCTGGCTCGGAATCGACGGCGGCCTCGGCGTCGTCTCCAAGATCGGGCTCGCCATCACCATCGGCTGCGTTGCGGGAATCGGGATCAACACCGCGCACGAACTCGGGCACAAGAAGGATGGACTCGAGCGGTGGCTCTCGAAAGTCGCTCTGGCGCAGTCGTTCTATGGGCACTTCTATATCGAGCACAATCGGGGCCACCACGTCCGGGTCGCGACGCCGGCCGATCCCGCGAGTGCGCGTTTCGGAGAGACCCTGTGGGCGTTTCTCCCGCGAACCGTTTGGGGCAGCCTCACTTCGTCCTGGCGGCTCGAGAAGGCCCGTCTGGAGCGTCTCGGTAAGCGTCCGTGGACGATTCACAATGACGTTCTGAACGCCTGGCTGATGTCCGTCGTGTTGTTCGGCGCACTCGTTGTGGTCTTCGGAATCGGGATCATGCCGTATCTGGTGATCCAGGCAGTGTTCGGGTTCTGTCTCCTCGAAGCCGTCAACTACCTCGAACATTACGGGCTGCAGAGGCAGAAGACGGCGAGCGGCCGGTACGAGCGGTGCACCCCAGAACACAGCTGGAACAGCGACCATGTCGTTACCAACATCTTCCTGTTCCATCTGCAGCGGCACAGTGATCACCATGCGAATCCGACTCGGCGCTACCAGACGCTGCGGAGCATGGACGGTGCTCCCACCCTGCCGAGTGGCTACGGCAGCATGATCATGCTCTCCTACTTTCCGCCGTTGTGGCGAAGGGTGATGGATCCGCGTGTGCTCGCGCACTATGACGGCGACATCACGCGCGTCAACATCGCGCCTTCCAAGCGTGAGAAGGTGCTCGCGAAGTACGGGGCGCCGGAATGAGCGCGTATCGCTGCCCGATCTGCGACTACGTCTACGACGAGGCCGTGGGTGCACCCCGTGAAGGTTTCCCGGCCGGCACGCTCTGGAAATCGGTGCCCGAGAGCTGGTGTTGCCCGGATTGCGCGGTGCGGGAGAAGGCCGATTTCGAGCCGGTCTTCCCGACAGGAGGAGGAACTCCATGACCGAGTACAAGCTCTATCAGTGCATTCAATGTGGATTCGAATACGACGAGGAACTGGGATGGCCGGAGGACGGCATCGAACCCGGGACTCGTTGGGCCGACATCCCGGACGATTGGACCTGCCCGGATTGTGGCGCTGCGAAAGCGGACTTCTTCATGGTCGAAGTCGAACGCAGTTGAATTGATAGCGCAGTTGAATTGATAGCGCAGTCGAATTGATTTCGACGCTATCGTGCACGCCGTGTCCGTGTCCGTGTCCGTGTCCGTGTCCGTGTGCCGGTCGGGCGCGGACGCGGCGGATGGCGCTACTGTCTGTGCCATGACTTCGCCGCGTGTCCGGGTGCCCTATCAGGAGGCCACGCGATTGTTGCTGCGCCGGTCCGTACTCGATGCGATGCGGGACCTCCTCTTCGACAACGACTGGTCGAGCATCACGATGGCCGACGTCGCGGCGGGTGCCGGGGTGAGTCGGCAGACGCTCTACAACGAGTTCAAGTCGCGGCAGGGCCTCGCGGAGGCGTACGCCCTCCGGCTGGCCGACGAACTCGTCGATTTCGTGGGAGAGTCGCTGGTGGCGAACGTCGGGGACGGTCGCGCCGCCCTGACGGCAGGGTTCAAGGCGTTCTTCGCCGCAGGTCTTTCCGATCCTCTGGTGCAGTCGCTGCTGCGAGGTGAGGCGAAGCCCGACCTTCTTCGGCTGATCACGACCGAGAGCGCGCCGATCATCGAGCGGGCGTCCGAGAGACTCTCAGAGGTGTTCGTCAATGGCTGGGTGCGGGCGACCCCGTCGGATGCGGGGATACTCAGCCGCGCGATCGTGCGGCTGGCGATGAACTACATCTCGACGCCGCCGGAATCCGAGGTCAACGTCGCTGAGGATCTCGGCGCCCTTCTGGGGCCGTTCTTGGACGAAGCGGCGGATGGTATCGATCGCCGATGACTGCTCGGTGATCGAGCGCCACGGGAGTGTCATCCACATTCGCGGTACGGATAGCCTTGATCGAAACAGCAGACAACCAGGAGAGGCAGATGACGACCTCAGGTTCACACACGCCCGTGGCCGAGAGCCGCAACGGGATCGACTTCGCGGTGGCGGATCTTTCGCTCGCGGAGTTCGGCCGCAAGGAAATTCGGCTTGCCGAGCACGAGATGCCGGGACTGATGGCACTTCGCCGCGAGTACTCCGAGGTGCTGCCGCTCGCGGGCGCTCGGATTTCCGGCTCGCTGCACATGACCGTCCAGACGGCTGTGCTCATCGAGACGCTCATCGCGCTGGGAGCCGAGGTTCGCTGGGCCTCCTGCAACATTTTCTCCACTCAGGACCACGCAGCAGCTGCGGTCGTCGTCGGCCCGCACGGAACGCCCGAGGAACCCCGGGGTGTCCCGGTATTCGCGTGGAAGGGTGAAACCCTCGAAGAGTACTGGTGGGCCGCCGAACAGATGCTCACCTGGCCGGACGCCGACAAGCCCGCGAACATGATCCTCGATGACGGCGGCGACGCGACGATGCTCGTTCTCAAGGGCGCCCAGTTCGAGAGGGCCGGGGTCGTGCCCTCTACCGACGACGAGCACGACTCCGACGAGTACAAGGTCTTCCTCGCCCTGCTGCGCCAATCGCTCGAGGCGGACAAGACCAAGTGGACCACGATCGCGAAGTCGGTCCAGGGCGTCACGGAGGAGACCACCACCGGTGTCCTGCGCCTGTACCAGGTTGCGGCCGCCGGTGATCTCGCCTTCCCTGCGATCAACGTCAACGATTCGGTCACCAAGAGCAAGTTCGACAACAAGTACGGCACTCGCCACTCGCTCCTCGACGGCATCAACCGCGGTACCGACACTCTGATCGGTGGCAAGGCGGCCCTCGTCTGCGGGTACGGCGACGTCGGCAAGGGTTGCGCCGAGGCGCTTCGCGGCCAGGGCGCTCGTGTCACGGTCACGGAGGTCGACCCGATCAACGCACTGCAGGCCCTGATGGACGGCTTCGAGGTCAAGACGGTCGAACAGGCTATCGGCTGGGCCGACATCGTCATCACGGCCACCGGGAACATGGACATCATCTCCCTCGATCACATGAAGCAGATGAAGCACCAGGCCATCCTCGGCAACATCGGTCACTTCGACAATGAGATCGACATGGCCGGACTCGAGCATTCCGGCGAGGCCACCCGGGTCAACATCAAGCCGCAGGTCGACGAGTTCCGGTTCGCCGACGGTCACTCGATCATCGTGTTGTCCGAGGGACGCCTGCTGAACTTGGGAAATGCCACCGGCCATCCCTCGTTCGTGATGAGCAACAGCTTCTCCAACCAGGTCATTGCACAGATCGAACTGTGGACCAAGCCCGAGAACTACGACAACGAGGTGTACCGCCTTCCGAAGCATCTGGACGAGAAGGTCGCGAAGATTCACGTCGACGCGCTCGGCGGCACGCTCACCAAGCTCACCAAGGAACAGGCGGAGTATATCGGCGTCGATGTCGAGGGCCCGTTCAAGCCTGAGCACTACCGGTACTGAGCGAGTTTGTGACCCCCGACCTGAGTGGAGCGTGGCCGGTGTCGGGTCGCGCGCCGGGCAGGTCGGGGGACCGGTTCCGTGTAGGACCCGGCTGGTCTGCGGATACAGTGCTACTTCGTGGGGACACTGATTACGCTCGAAGGCCTCGACGGTGCGGGCAAGCGCACACTCGCGGACGCGGTGGTGAAGCACCTTGTCGACCGGGGTCTGAGGGTCGAAACCCTGGATTTTCCGCGCTATGGCCGATCTGTGCACGCGGATGTGGCATCCGAGGCGCTCAAGGGTGCGCATGGAGATCTCGCTCACTCTGCGCACGCGATGGCGATGCTGTTCGCGTTGGACCGCGCCGGCGCGGTCGACGAGTTGGCCGATCTGCTCGCGGGACACGACATAGTCCTCCTCGACCGCTATGTGGCGTCCAACGCCGCATACGGCGCAGCGAGGCTGCATCAACGCGGCAACGAGGAGTTCGTGCGGTGGGTGACCGAACTCGAATTCGAGCGGTTCGCGCTGCCCCGCCCTGATCTGCAGCTGTATCTGGACGTTCCGGTGGCGCTTGCGCAGCAGCGAGCGCGGGTACGCGAATCGACGGACTCGAGTAGAGTGATCGACGCCTACGAGCGGGACCGCGGGCTGCAGGAACGGACTGCAGAGATGTACCGGGACCTGGCGGCGGCGAGCTGGATTTCCCCCTGGTGGGTGCTTTCTTCTGATACCGATCCGGACACGCTCGCGGAAAACCTGACATTCTGGAATAAAGAACACGGCACGCCGTGATGGCGAACGGGCAGTTACGGCGTCCGAAGATGCAACGATAGGGACTATGAAGCCAAGGATTCTGGTTGTCGACGATGACACCGCACTCGCGGAGATGCTTACCATCGTGCTCCGCGGCGAAGGTTTCGATCCCTATGTGGTCGGGGACGGGACGCAGGCGTTGACCGCGGTCCGGGAGACACGCCCGGACCTGGTGTTGCTGGACCTGATGTTGCCCGGAATGAACGGCATCGATGTGTGCCGAGTGCTGCGGGCAGATTCCGGTGTTCCCATCGTGATGTTGACGGCGAAGACGGACACCGTAGACGTGGTTCTCGGATTGGAGTCCGGCGCCGACGACTACATCATGAAGCCGTTCAAGCCCAAGGAGTTGGTGGCGCGCGTCAGGGCCCGACTGCGTCGGACCGATGACGAGCCCGCCGAATTGCTCAGCATCGCCGACCTCGTGATCGACGTTCCCGCGCACAAGGTGAGCCGAGGCGACGAACTGATTTCGCTCACACCCCTCGAATTCGATCTCTTGGTGGCCCTCGCGCGCAAGCCGCGACAGGTGTTCACCCGCGAGGTACTGCTCGAGCAGGTGTGGGGCTACCGACACGCAGCTGACACCCGACTTGTCAACGTGCACGTGCAGCGCCTGCGCGCCAAGGTCGAGACTGACCCCGAGAACCCAGAAGTGGTCTTGACGGTCAGGGGGGTCGGCTATAAGGCCGGACCGCCGTGACAGGTGTTTCCCGATGGCGGCGGCGCGTCAATCGACGCGTTTCACCGGTCCTGCGGTGGGGCCGCTCACTGAGCAATACTCTCGCGCACACATGGCGTCGTTCGCTGCAGTTGAGGGTTGTCGTCTCGACTTTGACTTTGTCACTCATCGTCATCGTCGTGCTCGGCGTCGTGTTAACGAGCCAGATCACCGACCGTTTGCTCGAAACGAAGATCAATGCGGCGATCGAGGAGATGGACCGCGCTCGCAGCACCGTCGAGGCTGAGCTGGCCGGCACGGATGGCAGTAGTTCGCTGACTACCCAGCTCGACACGGCCAGTGCCGCGCTGACCAACAGGGGGCCAGACCCGGGTCAGGCGTCGGATTCGGCCGGCACTTTTGATCCCGCGCTGATCGTGCCCGCGGCGGGGACTCGCCCGATGGCGTCGAGCGGACCGGCGGATCAGATCCCGCAATCGCTGCGCGATTTCGTGGCGGCGGGTCAGGTCAGCTATCAGTTCGCCACGGTGAACGACCCCGACGGCTATTCGGGGCCTGCATTGATTGTCGGAAGCCCCACGGCCTCCGCTATCTCGACGCTGGAGCTGTATCTCGTGTTCCCGTTGGCAAGCGAGGGCCGCAGCCTGGCGCTTGTTCGCGGTACGCTGATGGTCGGTGGCGCGGTGCTCGCCGTGCTGCTCGCGGCAATCGCACTCCTCGTAGCCCGTCAGGTAGTGCTGCCGATCCGATCGGCCTCGCGGATCGCTGTGCGCTTCGCAGATGGCCGGTTGAAGGAGCGAATGCCGGTTCGCGGCGAGGACGACATGGCCCGGCTGGCGATGTCGTTCAACGAAATGGCCGAGAGCCTGTCCAAACAGATCACCCAACTCGAGGAGTTCGGCAATCTCCAGAAGCGGTTCACGTCCGACGTGAGTCATGAGCTACGTACCCCGCTGACTACGGTGCGGATGGCGGCAGACCTGATTCACGACGGAAGCCACGACCTCGACCCGGTGCTTCGGAGGTCGTCGGAGTTGCTGGTTGCCGAACTCGACCGTTTCGAGGGCCTGCTGGCCGACCTCCTCGAGATCAGCAGGCACGACGCCGGCGTGGCCGAACTGGCCTCGGAGCAACTCGACGTCCGAATGTGTGTCCGGGCGGCGCTCTCGACCGTGCACCACCTTGCTCGGGAGAGCGGCACCGAGTTGATCGTCGACCTGCCGAACGATCCGGTGATGGCTGAGGTCGACCCGAGGCGGGTGGAACGGATTCTGCGGAATCTCCTGGCCAACGCCATCGACCACGGAGAGGGCAAGCCGGTGTTGTTGCGCGTGCGTGCCGACGACAGCGCGGTTGCATTCATCGTGCGCGATCAGGGCGTGGGGCTTCGGCCGGGCGAGGAAAAGTTGGTGTTCAACCGGTTCTGGCGGTCCGATCCGTCGCGCGTGAGGCGTTCGGGCGGCACCGGCTTGGGGCTCGCAATCAGTGTGGAGGACGCAAACCTGCACGACGGCAGGCTCGAAGCCTGGGGCGAGCCCGGAAGGGGTGCGTGCTTCCGCTTGACGCTGCCGCTGGTTCGGGGGCGAAAGGTCGTATCGAGTCCGCTGCCCCTGAAGCCGGGAACGGGGGAGGTCCTGAAGCCGGGAACCGGGGAGGCCCCGAAGCCGGCGACGGTGGAGGCCCTGAAGCCGGCCACCGCTGAAGATGTTCAAGAACGGTCGAATCCCGAAGTGCTCCCGTTACCCGTGCCCGACGACGGTCCACCGGGTGGAGATGCTCCCCAATCCGCCCCCGAAATGCGTGAGCGGGCACATGTCGGCGACCGCGACCGCTCAACTTTGCCGGAGCAGGACGCATGATGTCCCTCCGGAACTCTGTCACCGGCGCGCGGTCGGCGCTCGCTGCGGCTGCTATTGCCGTGCTCTTGGTGGTGAGCGGATGCGCGAGCCTGCCAGATGCCTCGACACCGCAGGCGATCGGGACGGTCAACACCGATCCGCCCGGGTCCAGTGTCGTGGCCCCCGCGCCCGGCCGTGCTCCTGATCTCCTGCTGCGTGACTTTTTCGAGGCTATTACCGATCCGTCCGATCAGCACCTTGCCGCCCGCCAATTCCTCACCCCGACGGAAGCCGAGAGCTGGGACGACGCCGGAAGCGTTACCGTCGTCGACAAGATCGATGTACTCCCCGAGGAACGGACTGCCGACAGGGCGACCTACACAATCCGCGCCAACAAGGTGGGACAACTCGAGCCCGGCGGGCAGTATGTCGCGATGGACGGCAGCTTCCAGACGGAAATCAGCCTCTCACGAGATGATGGTGAGTGGCGGATCTCGGAGTTGCCCGACGGTGTGATCCTGGACCGAGCGAAGTTCCTGAACTCCTACCAGCGAAAGTCGCTGTACTTCCTGGATCCGAGCGAAACGATGGTGGTCCCGGACCCACGCTGGGTGTGGGCTCCGCAGGATCGGATGGCACTGCAGCTCGTAGACCTGCTGATCGACGGGCCGAAGGGAGCTTTGTCGTCGGCGGTGCGCAACGAACTCGGCGGCGACGTGTCGGTCGTCGGCCAGATAATGAAGGCGGACGGGCGTTCGGTGCACGTGGGGTTGAATCTCGGTGGAATTCGGATCGACTTCGCAGGATTGGGCGCCAAGGACGAACTGGCGAAGCAGTTGTTCGCAGCCCAAGTGATCTGGACCCTGGCCAATGCGGGGATCTCCGGACCGTATGTCCTGCTTGCAGACGGTCAGCCCTTGGACAACCGGTACCCCAACGGCTGGACTACCGCGGACGTTGCGTCGATGAATCCCTTTGCGACCTCGAGTGCGGCGGTGGGCCTGCACGCCCTGCGCGAGGGTTCGATGGTGAGTGTCGCCGGTGGGGGTGTCACCCCGGTGCCCGGCTACTTCGGCTCCACAGGCAATATGCGTTCGCTCGCGCTGTCACAGGATGGGCGGATGGTTGCAGCGGTGGCTGATACCGGGCTGGACGAGCCCGAGCCCACGAGCGCGTTGATGGTCGGTACTTACGGGGAAGGTGCGGCGATGGTGCTCGAGGGTGACGCCATCACCAGGCCGACATGGGCACCGGGGGGTTCGGCGATCTGGGCGGTAGTGAACGGCGACAAGGTCATTCGCGTACTGCGCGATCCCGCTACCGGGCGGACGTCGGTGGTCGACGTCGATGCGGGCGCCATCAGAGCGCTCGGTTCCACGATTACGGAGTTGCGACTGTCCCGAGACGGTGTGCGGGCTGCGCTCATCGTCGATGGCAAGGTGTATCTCGCAATCGTGACGCAGTTGCCGAACGGCGAGTACTCCCTCACCAATCCGCACGCGGTGGCCAACGGGCTCGGCAGCCCTGCTGTCTCGCTCGACTGGAGTACCAGCGACACCATCGTGGTTGCTCGCTCGGCGTCCGAGATGCCGGTTGTGCAGGTGGCGGTCGACGGCTCGCGCTTGGACGCGCTGCCCAGTCGTAACCTCACGACCCCGGTCGTGGCGGTTGACGCATCGACAACCACCGAGTTCGTCGCGGACGCGCGGGCCGTCTTTCAACTGAACAACAACGATCCGGCTGGTGACCGGTACTGGCGGGAGGTACCCGGACTGACGGGTGTAAAGGCAATTCCGATCCAACCGGGCTGATAGATGGCGGCGTGGGCTTGATGTCGGTGTCGCCACGGATACTGCCCAAATGCGCTCTGTGCCCGGCTCACGGACTCTGTTGGACTTGATGCTGCCAGTTGAATGTGGCGGCTGCGCGGTCCCCGGGACGCGGTGGTGTGACCGCTGCGCCGCGGAGTTGGCCGATGACCCCGTGCTCGTATGTCCGCGGGTTGACCCCGGCGTTCCCGTTTGGGCCCTCGGCCGCTATTCGGGGCCTCGTCGGCGCGCGGTCATCGCGGCCAAGGAGCGAGGGCGCCGTGATCTCGCCGGGCCGCTCGGATTCGCCGTCTCCGGTGCCCTTGCGCGCCTCCGGCAGTGGGGTGAACTCGATGCGTCCGAGAGGACCCCGGTTGTCGTTGTGCCGGCTCCGACCCGGGCCAGAACTGCCCGGGCGCGGGGTGGCGATCCGGTCACTCGCATAGCCGTCGAGGCGGTCGGATACAGACGGGTGTGCCCAGCGCTCGCGATGAGGGCCGGAGTGCGCGATTCGGTCGGGCTGTCAGCCGATCAGCGGCGCGCAAACCTCGGCGGCGGCATCCGGCTCACTCGCCGGGGTGCGCGCTTCGCCCGATGTGTGGATCCGAATTACATAGGGCTGCAAAAAGTGTCGGTGGTATTGCTAGACGATGTGGCAACGACCGGAGCGACCGCGACGGAGTCGATCAGGGTGTTGTCGCGGTCGGGCATTCGAGTGAGTGCGACGGTAGTCATAGCGGCTGCGGGATGAATTGCTGTTGAATAGTGGCACAGGCGCAAGTTACGGACTAGCGTCGCCAGCACACCCGAGAACACAGGTAGGAGGTGATACTTCGAACCTGGTGCCAGGCGGGTCCCCACCTGGCAATGCTCAACTTCGCCGCCGCCCAGTGCAGGGCGGGGGCCGTAATCGGGAGGTACGAGTGACGACCCCTTCGCAAGCCTCGGTCATCGACGACAGCACTACAGATCTACCGCAAAAGACAGGTACGGCCCACGCTGAGATTGTCGTCAAAGGACGCAACGTCGAGGTACCCGACCACTTCCGCGTGTACGTCTCGGAGAAGCTGTCGCGGCTCGAGCGCTTCGACCCTTCCATCTACCACTTCGATGTGGAACTTCAGCACGAACGCAATCGACGCCAGATGAAGAGCTGTCAACGCGTCGAAATCACAGCCCGCGGCAAGGGGCCGGTAGCCCGAGCCGAGGCGTCCGCCGATAGCTTCTACGCAGCATTCGAGTCGGTCACCGCCAAGCTCGAGAGCAGGCTCCGTCGCACAAAGGACCGGAAGAAGATCCACTACGGAGAAAAGA
It encodes:
- the mtrB gene encoding MtrAB system histidine kinase MtrB; its protein translation is MTGVSRWRRRVNRRVSPVLRWGRSLSNTLAHTWRRSLQLRVVVSTLTLSLIVIVVLGVVLTSQITDRLLETKINAAIEEMDRARSTVEAELAGTDGSSSLTTQLDTASAALTNRGPDPGQASDSAGTFDPALIVPAAGTRPMASSGPADQIPQSLRDFVAAGQVSYQFATVNDPDGYSGPALIVGSPTASAISTLELYLVFPLASEGRSLALVRGTLMVGGAVLAVLLAAIALLVARQVVLPIRSASRIAVRFADGRLKERMPVRGEDDMARLAMSFNEMAESLSKQITQLEEFGNLQKRFTSDVSHELRTPLTTVRMAADLIHDGSHDLDPVLRRSSELLVAELDRFEGLLADLLEISRHDAGVAELASEQLDVRMCVRAALSTVHHLARESGTELIVDLPNDPVMAEVDPRRVERILRNLLANAIDHGEGKPVLLRVRADDSAVAFIVRDQGVGLRPGEEKLVFNRFWRSDPSRVRRSGGTGLGLAISVEDANLHDGRLEAWGEPGRGACFRLTLPLVRGRKVVSSPLPLKPGTGEVLKPGTGEAPKPATVEALKPATAEDVQERSNPEVLPLPVPDDGPPGGDAPQSAPEMRERAHVGDRDRSTLPEQDA
- a CDS encoding alkane 1-monooxygenase, with the translated sequence MEEQLSTDLQPESSAPARRWKDRKRYLWPLGLNPPTAVFLAIGLVWVSHQIGIGAVAPVWWWIGPLMVYVLLPLLDVFFGPDGDNPPEEVMEWLENDKYYRYLTYAYIPLQILSLVTACYLWSATDLGWLGIDGGLGVVSKIGLAITIGCVAGIGINTAHELGHKKDGLERWLSKVALAQSFYGHFYIEHNRGHHVRVATPADPASARFGETLWAFLPRTVWGSLTSSWRLEKARLERLGKRPWTIHNDVLNAWLMSVVLFGALVVVFGIGIMPYLVIQAVFGFCLLEAVNYLEHYGLQRQKTASGRYERCTPEHSWNSDHVVTNIFLFHLQRHSDHHANPTRRYQTLRSMDGAPTLPSGYGSMIMLSYFPPLWRRVMDPRVLAHYDGDITRVNIAPSKREKVLAKYGAPE
- a CDS encoding amino acid permease, which translates into the protein MVVQDKGGEQNKGGGVGGRSTGLFRTKSIEQLIRDTEKPDTKLRKELTAGDLTVLGVALIVGVGIFTLTATTAGNIAGPAVSLAFVLAAITCLLAALCYAEFASTVPVAGSAYTFSYATFGELVAWIIGWDLMLELALGASVVAKAWSLYLGEVIGLDARITIDSFQVDWGAILIAAIIAVLLIRGTKLSSRVALVITTIKISVVVVVVVVGAFYIIPANYSPFIPPPVEDGSAAGVSESLFSFLTGAGNSQFGWYGLLAAAGLVFFAFLGFDVVATTAEEAKNPQKALPRGILGSLAIVTVLYVAVTLVVTGMVSYRELAGDTSTLATAFDIRGITWMKYLISYGALAGLTTGLIVIFFGGSRIIFAMSRDGLLPRWLAATGKRGTPVRTTVLVGVVMAVLAGVFPIGTLEEMVNIGTLFAFTLVSIGVVILRRTRPDLPRGFRVPLVPLVPVLAVVACLWLMLNLSVETWIRFVVWLALGMVIYFTYSRRHSVMEGRSRDEA
- a CDS encoding rubredoxin, whose protein sequence is MSAYRCPICDYVYDEAVGAPREGFPAGTLWKSVPESWCCPDCAVREKADFEPVFPTGGGTP
- a CDS encoding TetR/AcrR family transcriptional regulator, with translation MTSPRVRVPYQEATRLLLRRSVLDAMRDLLFDNDWSSITMADVAAGAGVSRQTLYNEFKSRQGLAEAYALRLADELVDFVGESLVANVGDGRAALTAGFKAFFAAGLSDPLVQSLLRGEAKPDLLRLITTESAPIIERASERLSEVFVNGWVRATPSDAGILSRAIVRLAMNYISTPPESEVNVAEDLGALLGPFLDEAADGIDRR
- the ahcY gene encoding adenosylhomocysteinase, yielding MTTSGSHTPVAESRNGIDFAVADLSLAEFGRKEIRLAEHEMPGLMALRREYSEVLPLAGARISGSLHMTVQTAVLIETLIALGAEVRWASCNIFSTQDHAAAAVVVGPHGTPEEPRGVPVFAWKGETLEEYWWAAEQMLTWPDADKPANMILDDGGDATMLVLKGAQFERAGVVPSTDDEHDSDEYKVFLALLRQSLEADKTKWTTIAKSVQGVTEETTTGVLRLYQVAAAGDLAFPAINVNDSVTKSKFDNKYGTRHSLLDGINRGTDTLIGGKAALVCGYGDVGKGCAEALRGQGARVTVTEVDPINALQALMDGFEVKTVEQAIGWADIVITATGNMDIISLDHMKQMKHQAILGNIGHFDNEIDMAGLEHSGEATRVNIKPQVDEFRFADGHSIIVLSEGRLLNLGNATGHPSFVMSNSFSNQVIAQIELWTKPENYDNEVYRLPKHLDEKVAKIHVDALGGTLTKLTKEQAEYIGVDVEGPFKPEHYRY
- a CDS encoding dTMP kinase, whose amino-acid sequence is MGTLITLEGLDGAGKRTLADAVVKHLVDRGLRVETLDFPRYGRSVHADVASEALKGAHGDLAHSAHAMAMLFALDRAGAVDELADLLAGHDIVLLDRYVASNAAYGAARLHQRGNEEFVRWVTELEFERFALPRPDLQLYLDVPVALAQQRARVRESTDSSRVIDAYERDRGLQERTAEMYRDLAAASWISPWWVLSSDTDPDTLAENLTFWNKEHGTP
- a CDS encoding rubredoxin translates to MTEYKLYQCIQCGFEYDEELGWPEDGIEPGTRWADIPDDWTCPDCGAAKADFFMVEVERS
- the mtrA gene encoding MtrAB system response regulator MtrA, producing MGTMKPRILVVDDDTALAEMLTIVLRGEGFDPYVVGDGTQALTAVRETRPDLVLLDLMLPGMNGIDVCRVLRADSGVPIVMLTAKTDTVDVVLGLESGADDYIMKPFKPKELVARVRARLRRTDDEPAELLSIADLVIDVPAHKVSRGDELISLTPLEFDLLVALARKPRQVFTREVLLEQVWGYRHAADTRLVNVHVQRLRAKVETDPENPEVVLTVRGVGYKAGPP